In a genomic window of Bacillus rossius redtenbacheri isolate Brsri chromosome 4 unlocalized genomic scaffold, Brsri_v3 Brsri_v3_scf4_2, whole genome shotgun sequence:
- the LOC134541770 gene encoding UDP-glucosyltransferase 2-like, whose translation MLMKTPHLRLLLALVACASLAAETDGARILGVFHYNGKSHFMVFESLMKALAARGHQVDVLSHFPQKTPVPNYTDIDVSGTAPDVLDNITIDMALSWRMFSMADFIWVDTREVCRRALDHINVQALLRSSAGYDLVVTEIFGSECAVGFARRFGAPLVHVISSVALPWTHARIGNPDHPAYVPSYFLPYTHRMDFFQRLANTVLGAYFRAGNYFYNERPTSALMRRYFGEDVPSVEELVANSSLVLVNSHFSINWPRPAVPAFVEVGGMHIQEPKKLPQDLEKFLNESTHGVVYFNLGSLVRVQTFPEDKLNALLDAFGALPERVLMKYTGDSLPGKPDNVMTSKWIPQMGVLSHPKTKVFVSHGGLGSTHETVHSGVPVVGMPLFADQESNINNLRELGMAAMLRYEDLTKDSLLRAIRTVIDNSSYSESARRVSAVFRDRPLPPMDTAVYWVEYVARHRGAPHLRSAAAGMPLHRYLLLDVFGVLAGVLLLAVWAARRALLLVLRVTRPRPRPKRD comes from the exons ATGTTGATGAAA ACGCCGCACCTCAGACTGTTACTCGCGCTCGTCGCGTGCGCGAGCTTGGCTGCCGAGACGGACGGCGCCAGGATCCTGGGGGTGTTCCACTACAACGGCAAGAGCCACTTCATGGTGTTCGAGTCGCTGATGAAGGCCCTGGCCGCCAGGGGCCACCAGGTGGACGTCCTCAGCCACTTCCCGCAGAAGACGCCCGTCCCGAACTACACGGACATCGACGTGTCCGGCACGGCGCCCGACGTGCTGGACAACATCACCATCGACATGGCGCTCAGCTGGAGGATGTTCTCCATGGCGGACTTCATCTGGGTGGACACGAGGGAGGTCTGCCGCCGGGCGCTGGACCACATCAACGTTCAGGCGCTGCTGCGCTCCTCCGCGGGCTACGACCTAGTCGTCACGGAGATCTTCGGCAGCGAGTGCGCCGTCGGTTTCGCGCGCAGGTTCGGCGCGCCGCTGGTCCACGTCATCTCCAGCGTGGCTCTCCCTTGGACGCACGCGCGCATCGGGAACCCGGACCACCCTGCCTACGTTCCCAGCTACTTCCTGCCCTACACGCACAGGATGGACTTCTTTCAGCGGCTCGCCAACACGGTGCTGGGCGCGTACTTCCGCGCGGGGAACTACTTCTACAACGAGCGTCCCACGAGTGCGCTGATGAGGCGCTACTTCGGGGAAGACGTCCCGAGCGTGGAGGAACTGGTGGCCAACAGCAGCCTGGTGCTCGTCAACAGCCACTTCTCAATCAACTGGCCGAGACCCGCCGTTCCGGCGTTCGTGGAGGTCGGCGGGATGCACATCCAGGAGCCGAAGAAACTGCCTCAG gatcttGAAAAGTTTTTAAACGAATCTACACATGGAGTGGTGTATTTCAATTTGGGTTCATTGGTTCGAGTTCAGACATTTCCAGAAGATAAACTGAATGCCCTGTTAGACGCATTTGGTGCTTTACCAGAAAGGGTTCTGATGAAATACACTGGAGACTCATTGCCTGGAAAACCAGACAACGTCATGACCAGCAAGTGGATCCCACAGATGGGTGTCTTAA GTCACCCGAAGACCAAGGTGTTCGTGAGCCACGGAGGCCTGGGCAGCACGCATGAGACGGTGCACTCCGGCGTGCCCGTGGTAGGCATGCCGTTGTTCGCCGACCAGGAGTCCAACATCAACAACCTGCGGGAGCTGGGGATGGCCGCGATGCTGCGCTACGAGGACCTGACGAAGGACAGCCTGCTGCGAGCGATACGGACTGTGATCGACAACAGCAG CTACTCGGAGAGCGCGCGGAGGGTGTCGGCGGTGTTCCGGGACCGGCCCCTGCCTcccatggacacggccgtgtacTGGGTGGAGTACGTGGCGAGGCACCGCGGCGCGCCGCACCTGAGGTCTGCCGCCGCCGGCATGCCGCTCCACCGGTACCTGCTGCTGGACGTCTTCGGCGTCCTGGCGGGCGTCCTCCTGCTCGCCGTCTGGGCGGCGCGGCGCGCGCTCCTGCTGGTCCTGAGAGTGACCCGCCCCAGGCCCAGGCCCAAGAGGGACTGA